Proteins encoded together in one Prochlorococcus marinus str. MIT 9211 window:
- the aroA gene encoding 3-phosphoshikimate 1-carboxyvinyltransferase, translating to MIKLIPKQQKLSLREVKPGGKLIGKLKVPGDKSISHRALLFGSIAEGETIIKGLLPAEDPISTANCLRAMGVKISSIESDKVVSIQGVGLDGLKEPSEVLNCGNSGTTMRLLLGLLVGRKGRHFVLNGDKSLNKRPMQRVRQPLKLMGAEINGRSDGDLAPLSIVGRNLHGAVIGTPVASAQVKSAILLAALTAEGSTKVIEPTSSRDHSERMLKAFGANLEVSGERGRHISVWPGSKLLGQSIVVPGDISSAAFWLIAGTIIPNSELTIENVGLNPTRTGILKVMEQMEANIELINIRDVAGEPVGDIKVIHNDQLKPFKIDSSLVPSLVDEIPILSVAACFCDGTTKITGASELRVKETDRLKVMTRQLLRMGANIEEHPDGLTIHGVDHLKGNHLDSETDHRVAMSLAIASIVAKGTSTIERSNAAAVSYPEFWNDLERLRG from the coding sequence TTGATCAAATTGATCCCAAAACAACAAAAATTATCATTGCGGGAAGTCAAGCCTGGGGGCAAGTTAATAGGAAAACTTAAAGTACCTGGCGATAAATCTATTTCTCATCGAGCATTGCTTTTTGGGTCAATAGCAGAAGGAGAAACAATAATTAAAGGTCTTCTGCCAGCTGAAGATCCTATAAGTACGGCAAACTGCCTAAGGGCAATGGGGGTAAAAATAAGCTCAATAGAAAGCGACAAAGTCGTATCAATTCAAGGGGTGGGATTAGATGGACTAAAAGAGCCTAGTGAAGTGCTTAATTGTGGAAATTCAGGAACAACAATGCGTCTGTTGCTTGGATTATTGGTAGGTCGTAAAGGTCGGCATTTTGTGCTTAATGGTGACAAATCATTGAATAAAAGACCAATGCAAAGAGTTAGGCAACCACTGAAATTGATGGGAGCTGAAATTAATGGTCGTTCAGATGGTGATCTAGCGCCATTATCTATTGTTGGTCGTAACCTTCACGGAGCCGTAATAGGCACTCCAGTGGCAAGTGCCCAAGTTAAGTCTGCAATATTACTTGCTGCACTAACAGCAGAAGGGTCAACAAAGGTAATAGAGCCAACGAGTTCTAGAGACCATAGTGAGAGAATGTTAAAGGCCTTTGGCGCCAATCTTGAAGTAAGTGGAGAAAGAGGTCGGCATATAAGTGTATGGCCAGGATCCAAACTATTAGGTCAATCAATTGTGGTCCCTGGTGATATAAGTTCAGCAGCATTCTGGTTGATAGCAGGAACAATAATCCCAAATTCAGAGTTGACTATTGAAAATGTAGGGTTAAATCCAACTCGAACTGGGATATTAAAAGTTATGGAACAAATGGAAGCAAATATTGAATTAATTAATATCAGAGACGTTGCAGGCGAGCCTGTAGGGGATATAAAAGTAATTCACAATGACCAACTAAAACCTTTTAAAATCGATTCGAGCTTAGTACCCAGTCTTGTTGATGAGATTCCTATCCTATCCGTGGCAGCTTGTTTTTGCGATGGCACGACAAAAATCACAGGAGCAAGCGAACTTCGTGTCAAAGAAACGGATCGGCTAAAAGTTATGACTAGGCAACTCCTAAGAATGGGAGCAAACATCGAAGAGCATCCTGATGGGCTAACCATACATGGGGTCGACCATTTAAAAGGTAACCATCTAGATAGCGAAACAGATCATAGAGTAGCAATGAGTCTCGCCATTGCATCTATAGTCGCCAAGGGAACTTCGACGATAGAAAGAAGCAATGCCGCAGCTGTTTCATATCCAGAATTCTGGAATGATCTAGAGAGACTAAGAGGTTGA
- a CDS encoding UDP-N-acetylmuramoyl-tripeptide--D-alanyl-D-alanine ligase, translating into MGIQLSELINLWGYPAEGKLSNNILGPVFTDSRQVLPGGFFVPLRGQNFDGHQFLKEACDRGAKAAVVSKDSTVQIPENLICWRVDDTLQAYQQLALLHRQRLSIPVVAVTGSVGKTTTRELITACLTTLGAITSTSDNNNNDIGVPQTILQADFSDAALILEMAMRGLGEIRRLSCCSNPDIAVITNIGNAHIGRLGSRKNIAIAKCEITTCLNPSGTVIIPAGDPLLDSILSEKWPGRIIRVGLMPLGEEHTSASYIKKNAVDLLGVLDLNNNSLSVDKEALTLPLEGMHNAVNFMLAIAVALELGISLSNMNNLHVKTPCGRNSCFTYGNLTVLDESYNSSPESVKASLDLLVTKPGRHFAVLGTMFELGDESIKFHSLIMQHAVDLSLDGVIVVSDGEEAEAMVAVGKQLPNFSIFSQPEEALPYLQSILKPGDNLLLKASRKIGLEKLLPFLENLID; encoded by the coding sequence ATGGGAATTCAATTAAGTGAATTAATTAACCTTTGGGGTTATCCAGCAGAAGGGAAACTTTCTAACAATATTTTGGGACCTGTTTTTACTGATAGCCGTCAGGTACTGCCGGGTGGTTTTTTTGTCCCATTAAGAGGCCAGAACTTTGATGGTCATCAGTTCCTTAAAGAAGCATGCGATCGAGGAGCAAAAGCTGCGGTTGTTTCGAAGGATTCTACTGTTCAGATACCAGAGAATCTTATTTGTTGGAGAGTAGATGACACATTGCAGGCTTATCAACAATTAGCTTTATTACATAGACAAAGGCTTAGCATACCTGTTGTTGCTGTTACGGGTTCGGTTGGAAAGACTACTACACGAGAGTTAATAACTGCTTGCCTAACAACTCTTGGAGCTATTACCTCTACATCAGATAACAACAATAATGACATTGGAGTCCCACAAACTATTCTTCAGGCTGATTTCTCAGATGCCGCTCTCATACTAGAGATGGCAATGAGGGGATTAGGAGAAATACGCCGTCTTTCTTGTTGCTCAAATCCGGATATCGCTGTGATTACAAACATAGGAAATGCACATATTGGTCGCCTTGGTAGCCGTAAGAATATAGCTATTGCTAAGTGTGAAATAACTACATGCCTGAATCCTTCTGGAACAGTCATAATACCAGCAGGAGACCCATTGCTAGATAGTATACTTTCCGAAAAATGGCCAGGTAGGATAATACGAGTCGGCCTAATGCCCTTAGGCGAAGAACATACTTCTGCGTCTTATATAAAGAAAAATGCAGTTGACTTATTAGGAGTCTTAGATCTGAACAACAATTCACTCTCAGTTGACAAAGAAGCCCTCACCTTGCCTTTGGAAGGCATGCACAATGCGGTTAATTTTATGTTGGCAATAGCAGTTGCGTTAGAGCTAGGCATCTCTCTATCAAATATGAATAATCTCCATGTAAAGACTCCATGTGGTAGAAATAGTTGTTTTACATATGGCAATTTGACTGTTCTTGATGAGTCATATAACTCATCTCCTGAATCTGTTAAGGCATCTTTAGACCTCTTGGTAACCAAACCAGGTCGTCATTTTGCTGTTTTAGGAACCATGTTCGAATTAGGAGATGAAAGCATTAAATTTCATTCATTAATTATGCAACATGCTGTCGACCTCTCTTTAGATGGGGTTATTGTTGTTTCTGATGGAGAAGAGGCTGAAGCAATGGTAGCTGTTGGTAAACAGTTGCCAAATTTTTCGATTTTCTCTCAGCCTGAAGAGGCTCTACCTTATTTGCAATCAATATTAAAACCTGGTGACAACCTACTTTTAAAAGCGAGCAGAAAGATTGGACTGGAAAAGCTACTACCTTTTTTAGAAAATCTTATTGATTAG
- a CDS encoding 2-phosphosulfolactate phosphatase family protein produces MKLFYFHVAKDVPTGYNPKAAVVIDVLRATTTIASALNNGAEAVQTFSDIDELKSKSSEWPASSRILLGERGGEKINGFDLGNSPVDVTSDVVRGKRLFMITTNGTRALSRLQDAESLYAMSLINRSAVGDRLLVDHPDEVFILGSGWEGSYSLEDSLAAGSLVSYLLEKKPGSIQVVNDELNSAMALWHFWKDDLVGCLRKATHGKRLEGLGNHDDDFVCCSALDKLSVVPIQKELGVLRSF; encoded by the coding sequence ATGAAGCTTTTTTATTTTCATGTTGCCAAAGATGTTCCGACTGGATACAACCCTAAGGCGGCTGTTGTAATCGATGTTCTTAGAGCAACAACCACAATTGCTAGCGCCTTAAATAATGGTGCTGAGGCTGTACAAACATTTTCAGATATAGATGAACTGAAGAGTAAATCGTCAGAATGGCCAGCTTCCTCAAGAATTCTATTAGGCGAAAGAGGAGGCGAAAAGATAAATGGATTTGATTTGGGCAATTCTCCAGTTGATGTGACATCTGATGTGGTCCGTGGTAAACGACTTTTTATGATTACTACTAACGGAACACGCGCTTTGTCGCGTTTACAAGATGCAGAAAGTTTATACGCGATGTCATTAATTAATCGCAGTGCTGTCGGAGATAGGTTGTTAGTTGATCATCCAGATGAAGTTTTTATCCTAGGTAGTGGTTGGGAAGGTTCTTATTCATTAGAAGATTCATTGGCAGCAGGATCACTTGTTTCATACTTATTGGAAAAAAAACCAGGATCTATTCAAGTTGTTAATGATGAATTGAACTCAGCAATGGCTCTGTGGCACTTTTGGAAGGATGACCTAGTAGGTTGTTTACGTAAAGCAACTCATGGTAAAAGGCTTGAGGGGCTTGGAAATCATGATGATGATTTTGTTTGTTGTTCAGCGCTCGATAAACTGAGTGTTGTCCCTATTCAGAAAGAACTTGGTGTTCTACGTTCATTCTGA
- a CDS encoding N-acetylmuramoyl-L-alanine amidase produces MNLQYSKPLNFLVFTGVFVSSIFLSLPSNAASALAAWLIRDEGVLLFRTSKNAKLKAFFQSSSNGRGERVWVDFPGELLRPRTLLGSGPIKEIRLGKPMDGITRFVVEFNPYVDLNPYQLRLKGIAPDKWEMRLPGLPTRGLKNIGEGSIHRTAVNEPRKYPANSSYKNIHFSNLPTVPKNRFLVVIDPGHGGPDSGAIGIGGLRESEVVLEVSHHVASFLTKRGVKVVLTRKRDIDLDLPPRVNMANRLRADAFVSIHANASRGFKKHINGLETYYFSGSRGFSLAKNIQNEILKAAPRSPDRGVRKGRFFVIRRTNMPAALVEIGFVTGRADSQSLSQADHRKKVAFAISKGILNYLKED; encoded by the coding sequence ATGAATCTTCAGTATTCAAAGCCACTTAATTTTCTTGTTTTTACTGGAGTCTTTGTTAGCTCTATTTTCCTTTCGCTTCCATCCAATGCTGCAAGTGCATTGGCAGCATGGCTTATAAGAGATGAAGGTGTTTTGTTATTCCGTACGTCCAAAAACGCCAAGTTAAAAGCTTTTTTTCAATCCTCAAGTAACGGAAGAGGAGAAAGGGTTTGGGTAGATTTTCCAGGAGAATTATTACGACCTAGAACACTCCTAGGAAGTGGACCAATTAAGGAGATAAGACTTGGTAAACCAATGGATGGAATTACGAGGTTCGTTGTTGAATTTAACCCTTATGTTGATCTGAATCCTTATCAATTAAGACTAAAAGGCATCGCTCCTGACAAATGGGAGATGCGATTACCAGGTTTACCTACTAGAGGTCTTAAAAATATTGGCGAGGGAAGCATTCATAGGACTGCTGTTAATGAACCTAGAAAGTATCCTGCAAATTCCTCTTATAAAAATATACATTTTTCCAATCTTCCCACTGTTCCTAAGAATCGTTTTTTAGTGGTCATTGATCCGGGCCATGGCGGACCTGATTCTGGAGCAATAGGGATTGGTGGCCTTAGGGAGTCAGAAGTTGTTTTAGAAGTTTCTCATCATGTTGCAAGTTTTCTTACCAAGAGAGGAGTCAAGGTCGTTTTAACTAGGAAAAGAGATATTGATCTGGATCTTCCACCACGTGTAAACATGGCAAATAGATTAAGAGCAGATGCATTTGTAAGTATTCATGCCAATGCTTCTAGAGGTTTTAAAAAGCATATAAATGGCCTTGAAACATACTATTTTTCTGGATCTAGAGGCTTTAGTCTTGCTAAAAACATTCAGAATGAGATTCTTAAAGCTGCTCCACGGTCACCTGACCGAGGAGTTAGAAAGGGTAGGTTTTTTGTAATTAGACGTACAAATATGCCTGCTGCTTTGGTTGAGATTGGTTTTGTTACTGGAAGAGCAGATTCACAAAGCCTTTCGCAAGCAGATCATCGCAAAAAGGTTGCTTTTGCTATATCCAAAGGCATACTCAATTATCTGAAGGAGGATTAG
- the murI gene encoding glutamate racemase, which yields MKPLLGIFDSGVGGLTVLKNVLYRHGDLSAVYLADTARIPYGVKSPLEIQTIALGLVEWLNMQNISVLAVACNTTDSLAIKIVKQYSSVPVVGLIDSVGDLVFESRIGVLATPSTTESRAYTKVIMASNPNAFVIEQACPAFVPLIETGQINSNEFQIVAKNYLKPLIDSNVEAIILGCSHYPLLKSRLQELLPKHVRLIDPSIGLSQKLDDLIGYQSFVEKSIPTFCNVRFCATSDSEGFASRISRWLGIHPQVELVSVRKNACVF from the coding sequence GTGAAACCGCTATTGGGAATTTTTGATAGCGGTGTTGGTGGCCTTACCGTTTTGAAAAATGTCTTGTACCGTCATGGAGATTTATCTGCTGTTTATCTAGCAGATACAGCAAGAATTCCTTATGGAGTTAAGAGTCCGCTAGAAATCCAAACGATTGCTCTTGGGCTTGTGGAATGGTTGAATATGCAAAATATTTCGGTTCTAGCTGTAGCTTGTAATACCACCGATTCTTTGGCTATTAAAATTGTTAAGCAATACTCTTCAGTTCCAGTTGTTGGTCTTATAGATTCTGTTGGAGATCTCGTTTTTGAGTCACGAATTGGCGTATTAGCTACTCCTTCTACTACGGAGTCAAGGGCTTATACCAAAGTTATCATGGCTTCAAATCCTAATGCTTTTGTCATAGAACAAGCTTGCCCAGCATTTGTCCCTCTTATTGAGACTGGTCAAATTAACAGTAATGAATTTCAGATAGTTGCGAAGAACTATCTGAAACCTCTAATTGACTCCAATGTCGAAGCAATAATACTTGGATGTAGTCACTATCCTTTGCTGAAAAGTAGATTGCAGGAATTATTGCCCAAGCACGTGAGATTAATAGATCCCTCTATTGGGTTATCCCAGAAACTAGATGATTTGATTGGATATCAATCTTTTGTTGAGAAATCGATCCCAACCTTTTGTAATGTCCGTTTCTGTGCAACATCTGACTCTGAAGGTTTTGCATCGAGAATATCCCGCTGGTTGGGTATCCACCCTCAAGTTGAATTGGTTTCTGTACGAAAAAACGCGTGCGTCTTCTAA
- a CDS encoding UbiD family decarboxylase has protein sequence MNPFNKGPGSQDMRDFLSFLEKKGQLKRIHEPVSPDLELTAISDRVLSMGGPALLFENVIGSSIPVVTNVLGTIDRVAWSMGLEKVEELEAIGEKLALLQQPKPPRDAKETFELGGLLWNLIKARPDYDLTPACHQTILNNEAVDLDQLPLTRPWPNDAGSVITFGLVITKDPETKVPNVGIYRLQKQSCNTMTVHWLSVRGGAGHLRKAAALGQKLEVAIAIGVHPLIIMAAATPIPIQLSEWLFAGLYSGKGVRLTRCKTLDLEIPSSAEIVLEGTITPGEEMSDGPFGDHMGFYGGIESSPLIRFHCITKRKNPIFHTTFSGKPPKEEAMLAIALNRIYTPILRRQVPEIVDFFLPMEALSYKLAIISIDKAYPGQAKRASMAFWSALPQFTYTKFIVVVDSSINVRDPRQVVWAISSMVDPQRDLLIIENTPFDSLDFASEKIGLGGRMAIDATTKIGAEINHQWGEQLQHSKEIQKRVDSRWKELGLSDITSNNPDATLFGYVMDYFISRKEITNS, from the coding sequence ATGAATCCTTTTAATAAAGGACCAGGTTCCCAAGACATGAGAGATTTTCTCTCTTTCCTAGAAAAAAAAGGTCAATTAAAAAGAATACATGAACCTGTAAGCCCTGATCTTGAACTTACAGCAATAAGTGATCGTGTTCTCAGCATGGGAGGTCCTGCATTACTTTTCGAAAATGTCATTGGATCATCAATTCCTGTAGTCACAAATGTCCTTGGCACAATCGACAGAGTTGCTTGGAGTATGGGGCTAGAAAAAGTGGAGGAGCTTGAAGCTATAGGAGAAAAACTTGCCCTTTTACAACAACCAAAACCACCAAGAGATGCCAAGGAAACCTTCGAGCTAGGAGGATTGCTATGGAACTTGATTAAAGCTCGTCCAGACTATGATTTGACTCCTGCATGTCATCAGACAATTCTTAACAACGAGGCAGTTGACTTAGATCAACTACCTTTGACTAGACCATGGCCGAATGACGCCGGTAGCGTAATTACTTTCGGGCTAGTAATTACAAAAGATCCAGAAACAAAAGTACCAAATGTAGGTATTTACCGACTACAAAAGCAATCCTGTAACACAATGACTGTCCACTGGCTTAGCGTTAGAGGAGGAGCTGGTCATCTTAGAAAAGCTGCTGCTTTAGGTCAAAAACTAGAAGTTGCAATCGCAATAGGAGTACACCCACTTATTATTATGGCGGCAGCCACTCCGATACCTATTCAATTAAGCGAATGGTTATTCGCAGGACTTTATTCTGGTAAAGGAGTAAGACTTACTCGTTGCAAAACACTAGATCTTGAGATCCCAAGTAGTGCAGAAATAGTATTAGAAGGAACAATAACACCTGGCGAAGAAATGTCAGACGGTCCTTTTGGAGACCACATGGGGTTTTACGGAGGCATAGAAAGTTCGCCTCTCATTCGCTTTCACTGTATTACCAAAAGAAAGAATCCAATATTTCATACAACCTTTAGCGGGAAGCCACCCAAAGAGGAAGCCATGCTAGCAATTGCTCTAAATAGAATTTATACACCAATTCTACGTAGACAAGTACCAGAGATCGTCGATTTCTTTCTTCCGATGGAAGCACTAAGTTATAAATTAGCTATTATTTCTATTGACAAAGCATATCCTGGGCAAGCGAAAAGAGCATCAATGGCATTTTGGAGTGCTCTCCCACAATTTACTTATACGAAGTTTATTGTTGTAGTTGATTCAAGTATCAATGTAAGAGATCCACGACAAGTAGTCTGGGCAATATCAAGCATGGTGGACCCACAAAGAGATCTCTTAATAATTGAAAACACACCTTTCGATTCTCTTGATTTCGCCAGTGAAAAGATAGGTCTTGGAGGAAGAATGGCTATTGATGCAACAACTAAAATTGGGGCAGAGATAAATCATCAATGGGGAGAGCAACTGCAACATTCCAAAGAAATCCAAAAGCGAGTAGATTCAAGATGGAAAGAGCTAGGTTTATCTGATATAACTAGCAACAATCCCGACGCTACATTGTTCGGATACGTTATGGATTACTTCATCAGTAGAAAGGAAATCACAAATTCATAA
- a CDS encoding MnmC family methyltransferase, which yields MKALNSLKVNGYWKDNSSEGKVIWGDARQKLKEIPEEICFDIIMLDAFSPKKCPQLWSQEFLQMLTKKLANNGRIITYCSAASLRKSLKDAGLIVMSLLPINNPKDWSSGTIGIKRKEMAPEGEKLKIYTHLSDMEEEHLNTRAGIPYRDPSGYSTTQEMKRRRMKDQLSSTCKSTSSWKRKWKNAK from the coding sequence TTGAAAGCACTCAATTCATTAAAAGTAAATGGCTATTGGAAGGACAATTCGAGTGAAGGGAAAGTTATTTGGGGAGATGCAAGACAAAAGTTAAAGGAAATTCCTGAGGAGATATGTTTTGACATAATTATGCTTGATGCATTCTCTCCAAAAAAATGCCCACAATTATGGAGTCAGGAATTCCTTCAAATGTTAACCAAGAAGCTTGCCAATAATGGGAGGATAATTACTTACTGCTCTGCAGCATCATTAAGGAAATCCTTAAAAGATGCAGGTCTAATAGTCATGTCTCTTTTACCTATCAATAATCCTAAAGACTGGAGCTCAGGGACCATAGGTATTAAGAGAAAGGAGATGGCACCGGAAGGAGAAAAATTAAAGATATACACTCACCTTAGCGACATGGAAGAAGAGCATTTAAATACAAGAGCAGGAATTCCTTATAGAGATCCCAGTGGTTATTCAACTACACAAGAGATGAAAAGACGAAGAATGAAAGATCAGCTATCAAGCACTTGTAAGAGTACAAGTTCTTGGAAAAGGAAATGGAAGAATGCAAAATAG
- the glmU gene encoding bifunctional UDP-N-acetylglucosamine diphosphorylase/glucosamine-1-phosphate N-acetyltransferase GlmU has product MFAIAILAAGKGTRMRSSYPKVLQQLAGRSLIKRVIKSCEDLKPDRFLVIVGHQAEAVQDHLKELSHLEYINQVPQKGTGHAIQQLLPVLDNFIGDLLVLNGDVPLLKAETLQKLIAKHKTSKASVTFLSARLSNPKGYGRVFSNNQDEVDRIVEDADCSREEKSNKLTNAGIYLFKWDLLKNILPKLSSTNKQSELYLTDAISQLPTAIHLEVDNIDEVSGVNDRAQLANCENLIQQSLRNHWMSKGVSFIDPESCTISEESQFGIDIVIEPQTHLRGNCFIGNNCRLGPSTYIEDSRLGENVNVMQSTLNNCQVASHVKIGPFAHLRPETNVSSNCRIGNFVEIKKSELGQGTKVNHLSYIGDSHVGCHVNIGAGTITANFDGFRKNETVIGDHTKTGANSVLIAPINIGNRVTVGAGSTLTKNVPDGSLAIERSKQNIKENWKTREETNQ; this is encoded by the coding sequence ATGTTTGCAATTGCGATACTAGCGGCTGGGAAAGGAACTCGAATGCGTAGTTCCTACCCAAAGGTACTCCAACAACTTGCAGGCAGAAGTTTAATAAAGCGTGTGATAAAGAGTTGCGAAGACTTAAAACCAGATCGATTTCTAGTAATCGTTGGTCACCAAGCAGAAGCAGTACAAGACCATTTAAAAGAATTATCCCATCTTGAATACATAAACCAGGTGCCTCAAAAAGGGACAGGGCACGCTATTCAGCAACTCCTTCCAGTACTTGATAATTTCATTGGTGATTTATTAGTACTTAACGGTGATGTTCCACTATTAAAGGCAGAAACATTACAAAAGTTGATAGCTAAACATAAAACATCAAAAGCTAGTGTCACATTTCTATCTGCTCGTCTATCAAATCCCAAAGGATATGGTCGCGTCTTTTCAAATAACCAAGATGAAGTAGATCGGATTGTTGAGGATGCTGATTGTAGCAGGGAGGAGAAAAGTAACAAGCTGACAAATGCTGGTATATATCTATTTAAATGGGATTTACTAAAGAATATATTGCCAAAATTATCTAGCACGAATAAGCAGAGTGAGCTTTATTTGACTGATGCTATATCCCAATTACCTACAGCAATACACCTTGAAGTAGATAATATAGATGAGGTCAGCGGAGTTAATGACAGAGCACAATTGGCTAACTGTGAAAACTTAATACAGCAAAGCTTACGCAATCACTGGATGAGTAAAGGGGTTAGTTTTATAGACCCAGAAAGTTGCACTATCAGCGAGGAATCCCAATTTGGAATAGACATAGTAATCGAGCCACAAACACATTTGCGAGGCAATTGCTTTATAGGCAACAATTGTAGACTAGGGCCAAGCACATATATTGAAGATTCTAGGCTAGGCGAAAATGTAAACGTAATGCAGTCGACATTAAATAACTGCCAGGTTGCTAGCCATGTAAAGATAGGGCCATTTGCTCATTTACGGCCAGAGACTAACGTATCAAGTAATTGTCGAATAGGGAATTTTGTAGAAATAAAAAAAAGTGAGCTTGGTCAAGGAACAAAAGTGAATCATCTAAGTTATATAGGCGACTCTCATGTGGGATGCCATGTGAACATAGGAGCAGGTACTATAACAGCAAACTTTGACGGATTTAGAAAAAACGAAACGGTCATAGGAGATCACACTAAAACAGGTGCTAATTCCGTATTAATTGCTCCAATTAATATAGGCAACAGAGTGACCGTAGGTGCAGGGTCAACTCTGACTAAAAATGTTCCAGATGGTTCACTGGCTATTGAAAGGTCAAAGCAAAATATCAAAGAGAATTGGAAGACTCGAGAAGAAACTAATCAATAA
- the sds gene encoding solanesyl diphosphate synthase, with amino-acid sequence MATVTELLQPVEIDLEHLLTDLRSLIGAGHPILQAAAEHLFSAGGKRIRPGIVLLLSRALSVDGELSSRHRRLAEITEMIHTASLVHDDVVDEASTRRGVPTVHSRFNHRVAVLAGDFLFAQASWHLANLNNLDVVKLLSRVIMDLADGEIKQGLYRFDAGQSFSTYLEKSYCKTASLIANSSQAVGVLNDLPKEKLNSLYHFGKQLGLAFQVVDDILDFTGNDKQLGKPAASDMASGYITAPVFYAIEENPSLEALIVREFSSQGDLENALEIVRNSKAIARSRHLAESLAKESHEALNWLPDSPSQQALLELPNFVLSRLY; translated from the coding sequence ATGGCCACTGTAACTGAACTCCTTCAACCTGTTGAAATAGACCTAGAGCATCTGCTCACAGATCTACGTAGCCTGATAGGTGCTGGCCATCCGATTCTTCAGGCTGCAGCGGAACATTTATTTAGTGCGGGTGGTAAACGTATAAGACCCGGGATTGTCCTATTACTCTCTCGCGCTTTGTCAGTCGATGGAGAACTTTCTTCTAGGCACCGCAGATTGGCCGAAATAACAGAAATGATACATACAGCCTCTTTAGTTCATGATGATGTTGTTGATGAAGCTTCAACACGACGTGGAGTACCTACTGTCCACAGCCGGTTTAATCATCGTGTTGCTGTTCTGGCTGGAGATTTCCTATTTGCGCAAGCCAGTTGGCATTTGGCAAATCTAAATAATCTGGATGTTGTCAAATTGCTTAGTAGAGTAATTATGGATCTAGCTGATGGAGAAATCAAACAAGGACTTTATAGATTTGATGCTGGCCAATCCTTCTCTACTTATCTTGAGAAAAGTTATTGTAAAACAGCTTCTTTAATAGCCAATAGCTCTCAGGCTGTTGGTGTATTAAATGATCTACCTAAAGAAAAATTGAATTCTTTATATCATTTTGGGAAACAATTAGGACTAGCCTTTCAGGTTGTTGATGATATTTTAGACTTTACTGGCAATGATAAACAACTAGGGAAACCAGCCGCCAGTGATATGGCAAGTGGGTATATAACTGCGCCCGTTTTTTATGCTATAGAAGAAAACCCATCGCTTGAAGCACTTATTGTTAGGGAATTTTCTTCTCAAGGCGACCTTGAAAATGCATTAGAAATTGTTAGAAATTCTAAAGCAATTGCAAGATCTAGACATTTAGCAGAGAGCTTAGCCAAAGAATCTCATGAGGCACTTAATTGGCTACCTGATTCACCTTCTCAACAAGCTCTATTAGAATTGCCAAATTTTGTTTTAAGTCGACTGTATTAA
- a CDS encoding carbon-nitrogen hydrolase family protein produces the protein MTDFLSAALQLTSTSNVEANLSAAEEQIEIAARRGADLVGLPENFAFIGNDEDRLEMASELAEKSSRFLVTMARRYQIVLLGGGYPVPAEDGKRTLNRSELVGRDGQLLGRYDKIHLFDVDLPDGNKYRESETIVSGNLLPSVIDVPGLCRVGLSICYDVRFPELYRHLVDNGAELLMIPAAFTAFTGKDHWQVLLQARAIENTAYVVAPAQTGEHYRRRQSHGHAMIIDPWGTVLADAGVQEGAAIAPVDNSRVKSIREQMPSIKHRKQELFS, from the coding sequence TTGACGGACTTTTTGTCGGCTGCATTGCAATTAACTAGCACCTCAAATGTTGAGGCAAATTTATCTGCTGCAGAGGAGCAAATAGAGATTGCGGCTCGAAGAGGAGCAGATTTAGTTGGTTTGCCAGAGAATTTTGCCTTTATTGGAAATGATGAAGACCGTCTTGAAATGGCATCAGAGTTAGCTGAAAAGAGCAGTCGTTTTTTGGTAACCATGGCGAGGAGATATCAAATTGTTCTTTTAGGAGGTGGATACCCTGTCCCTGCAGAAGATGGCAAGAGGACTCTGAACAGATCTGAGCTTGTTGGTCGGGATGGTCAACTACTTGGTAGATATGACAAGATTCATCTATTTGATGTTGATCTTCCAGATGGGAATAAATACAGGGAATCAGAAACTATTGTTTCTGGTAACCTACTTCCATCAGTTATAGATGTTCCTGGTTTATGCCGAGTAGGTTTATCTATTTGCTATGACGTTAGATTCCCAGAATTGTACAGACACCTTGTTGATAATGGTGCTGAACTATTAATGATTCCAGCAGCATTTACAGCATTTACTGGAAAAGATCATTGGCAAGTATTACTTCAGGCAAGGGCTATAGAGAATACAGCTTATGTCGTAGCACCAGCCCAAACTGGTGAACATTATCGGCGCAGACAAAGTCATGGTCACGCTATGATTATTGATCCTTGGGGAACAGTCCTTGCAGATGCTGGAGTACAGGAAGGAGCTGCTATTGCGCCTGTAGATAATTCAAGAGTTAAAAGTATTCGTGAACAAATGCCTAGTATCAAGCACAGGAAGCAAGAATTATTTAGTTGA